ACTTTCTGAATAATTTTATGACAGGCAATGGCGCAAAGGGGAACTTTTGAACTGGGTTTCCAGATAATAACATCGCCACAAACTGCTGCCAACATTGCATTCCACGCCCAAACGGCAACAGGAAAATTGAAGGCAGAAATTACGCCAACAATTCCCAATGGATGATATTGATCCATCATTTTATGATCGGGCCGTTCGGAGTGCATGGTAAATCCGTAAAGCATACGCGATTGTCCAACTGCAAAGTCGCAAATGTCTATCATTTCCTGTACTTCGCCCATGCCTTCCTGGTATATTTTCCCCATTTCGAGACTTACGAGTTTTCCCAAATCATCTTTTGCATCGCGTAAAGCATTTCCTATTTGTCGAACAATTTCGCCACGCTTTGGAGCTGGAATTTTGCGCCAGACCTTAAATGCTTCCTGTGCTTTTTCAAGTACTTTTTCGTAATCATCTTTATTGGCATTTTGAACTTTTGCAATGGGTAAATTATTAATTGGTGATACCGATTCGGTAACAGCACCTTTGCATTTGAACCATTCTGTGCCGGTGCTAACGCCCGAATTTAACTGCTCAATTCCTAATCGTTTAAGTGTATCCTTAACTCCAAAATCTTTCATGATTGTTATGTGCTTTGAGTTTCCAATTGATTCGTGGGAATTGTTGGAAAGTGGTTAAAAATCAATGTTTTTGCTTAAATATATCAATTTACTAAATGCTTGTCTTTTTCCCTATGATATTTATCATGTGCAATTAACAGGAGGAATGTAAAAACCCGAATCTTTAATTGATTCGGGTTATAGTACTATAAGTTTAGCAGGATAAGATATCTGCTATTGCATAATAAAATTTCTGAAATTTTTCATGAACTGTACGCGCTCATAAGCTGCCGGATCGTTAGATTTAGATTGACTTATTTTGCCTTTAAAGTCAGCTATGTTTTCGAATCCATGTTCTTCCATCCAAGAGTAAATTTCTTTGGTAAGAATATCGATATAAGCCGGACCATTTTTATAAAGAACAGAAGCCAGTTGAATAGCATCGGCACCAGCTAAAATTTGCTTAATAATACTTTCGGAAGTATGAATTCCTGTTGTTCCGGCAAGCGAGCATTTAACTCTATCCGACATAATTCCAACCCATCTTAAAGAGTTCTTGTAATCATCGGAATTAGAAAGAACTTGTCCGCTGGTTACGCTAAGTGTATCAATATTAATATCAGGACTGTAAAAGCGGTTAAACATTACAATGCCATCCACGTTCATATCATCTAATCGCTTAATTACGTTTGCCAGATTTGAGTGATATGGACTAATTTTTAAAGCTATAGGAAGCGCAACTTGTTTTTTTACAGTTTTAAGAACATCGAAATAAATGTGTTCATTTTCATCTCCTGTTCTGTGCATATCGGTAGGAAGCACGAATAAGTTTATTTCTAAAGCATCGGCACCTGCTTTTTCTATTTCCTGAGAAAAATAAATCCATTTTTGTGCACTTACGCAGTTTATACTTGCAATAATTGGGATAGAAACGGCAGCTTTTGCATCTTCAATTAGTCGTAGATATTTTCTTAGAATATCCTCGTGTGGTTCTTCTTCCATATAGTCGAAAGTCTCGGGATACACATAAGGACGATTGGTCATGGCGTGCATTTGCTCTTCCATTTCCATTACAATTTCTTCTTCGAAAAGAGATTTTAGAACAATTGCTCCCGCACCATTGGCCTCTAATTCTTTAATTTTTTCAATTGAATCGGTTAAGCCCGAGCTTGCTACGATAATAGGATTTTTAAGTTCTAATCCCAGGTAATTGGTTGTTAATTTAGGCATGTTTTAAAAGTTAAGTGTATGTTTTATGATTGATATTTGTTTAAGTTAAATGTCTTAGTTTTTATATTCAAATCAATAATCTTTATACTAAGATAGAAAATCCTTATCGATTTATGTACAGGTACCTTTAAAAATCCTGAAGACTTGATTTTAGTTGGTAAATTGACCAGTTGGCTTTGTTAAAGAGTTTGACAGACAATTAAATGGCATTTGCAGTATCAATTGATTTTACCTTTTTTTGTTATTCGACCGCTAATTGCTTTTGTAAGAAACTTAACCAACTAACTAATATGCAAAATACAGTAAAGAAGAAACGAGGCTGGACAGATCGTTTTTTGAATGTAACCGAGAAATTTGGAAATGCCTTACCGCATCCGGCTACCTTATTTGCAATTTTTGCCATTATGGCGATTTTATTATCCGGCTTAGCATCTCTTTTTGATTGGCAAGCTGTTCATCCCGGAACCAAAGACACAATAAAGGTTGTTAATTTACTTTCCATAGAAGGATTACACCGCATTATAATAGAAATGGTAGATAACTTTACTGGCTTTGCTCCTTTGGGAATTGTAATGGTTGCAATGCTAGGGATAGGAATTGCAGAGAGTAGTGGATTAATTGGAACATTAATTCGAAAACTTGTATTATCTGCACCTAAAAAAATGCTAACATTTGTTCTTGTTTTGGCTGGAATTTTATCGAATACAGCTTCGGATGTTGGATACGTTCTTCTTATTCCTCTTGCCGGAATTATATTTATTGCTGTAGACAGACATCCCATTGCAGGAATGGCAGCGGCTTTTGCCGGTGTTTCTGGTGGGTTTTCTGCAAATTTAATTTTAGGTACTATTGATCCACTATTAGCGGGATTATCGCAAGAAGCTGCACGAATTGTTGATCCAACTGTAGTTGTTAATCCTACTGCCAATTATTATTTTATGGTGGTTTCGACTTTTGTAATTGCCACCGTAGGTACTCTCATAACAGAAAGGCTTGTAGAGCCACGATTAGGAGTATATAAAGATGCACATTTACATAAGGAAGAAATTCATGAGTTAACAGATTTGGAGCGACGAGGATTGCGTTGGGCCCTTTATGTAGTAATTTTTTTAACTGCCATTACTCTGTGGGGATTAATCCCGGAAAACGGATTTTTCAGAGGTGCTGACGGAGGCTTTTTAACTTCGCCATTGATTAGAGGTGTTGTGGCCATTTTATTTTTGGGAGCAGGTGCTTGTGGTATAGCTTACGGCTTTGGAGCCAAAGTTTTTAAAAATGATGCCGATATCATGAAAGGAATGGGGAAATCTATGGAAACCCTTGCCGGATATTATGTACTTGTATTTTTTGCTGCACAATTCGTGGCTTATTTTAAATGGTCGAACTTAGGCGTTATAATGGCTATTAAAGGTGCAGGAGTGCTTATGGCTTCTGATATAGGAATGATTCCATTAATGATATTGTTCGTGTTTTTATCGGCGATAATAAATATGCTAATGGGATCGGCATCGGCTAAGTGGGCAATTATGGCACCAATTTTTATTCCAATGTTTATGCTTATGGGGTATTCTCCTGAGTTGTCGCAAGTGGTTTACCGTATTGGAGATTCGGTAACTAACGTTATTTCTCCAATGATGAGTTTCTTTGCGCTGATTATTGCTTACGTACAAAAATATGATAAGAAATCGGGTATAGGAACTATTATTGCTACCATGTTGCCCTATTCGGTTGCTTTCTTTTTGGTGTGGGTGATACTTTTAATGATATGGATACTTTTAGGATTACCACTAGGGCCAGGAGCTGTTTTGGAATACAGCATACCACAATAAAAAATCATAAAATTATTTCGCGATGTAAAAATTTAATTCGATGTAAAAATATGAATCTCAGTACATGCAGGAACTATAGCTTGTTGTACTGAGATTTTTTTTGAAAAAAATGTAGGTTTTGTTTTGCGAGAATGAAACAAAGATCTATATTTGCATCGCATTCAAAAGCAATGCCCAGGTGGCGGAATTGGTAGACGCGCTGGTCTCAAACACCAGTGGGGCAACCCGTGCCGGTTCGATCCCGGCCCTGGGTACAAAAAGATCCTTTCGATATTTTCGAGGGGATTTTTTTATGTAATCAAATTCAAGGTGAGAATTGTTGGGGGTAATGCTTCAAATTTACTGACTTCGTAAATTTTAAATGTAAGGTGTAGATATTCAGCATTGAAATAAAAAATAACTAGAAAAACGAGGTGTATAATGTATCGCTCGTTTTAATTTTAAGCTCTTAAAACCCCGATACCCTAAGCGTAACCGGACAAGGCAAAATAGTAAACCAATACCTTGCCGATGGAACACTACTGCGCCGTAGTTTCTTAGATGAAGACGACAACGAAATAAAACGAATTGATTACCAGGGCGAATTCCTTTTTGTAAACGGGCAACTTGACAAGGTGTTTACCGAAGAAGGTTATTATGAGCTAAATACAGCCACCAAAACCAAGAAGAGTGACTATGGCACTTACTACTATACGCTAAAAGATCACTTGGGCCACACCCGTGTGATAGTTGACGAAGAGGAAAATGTTATTCAGGAAACTGCATATTACCCTTATGGAGGAATAATTGCAGGATTAAGTAGCAAAACAAAATTTAATTACCTTTATACAGGTAAGGAGTTCATTGACAGTTTAGGTGTGTTTGCCTGTCCCGATTTTTTTCGGGAGTACGATCATCACGCCAGGTATTACGACCCCGAAATAGGCCGTTGGTTTGCTATTGATCCTGCATTACAGGCAGCTTCACCATATATGGCCATGGGGAATAACCCTATGATGATGGTGGATGAGGATGGGGAGTTCGCTATTTTTGCAGCTTTGGCAGTTGGAGCTTTAATAGGTGCTGGAAGCTACACAGCCAGTATTGCCTTTAGCAAAGGAGGTTTTGACAATTGGAATTGGGGAGGATTCTTTCAGTCGGCAGGATTGGGAGCAGTTTCGGGAGTTGCGACAGGTGGAATAGGTGAGATTTTTGGAGGCTTAGGAGGATCTGTCGTAAATGGAGTATCAACAAATTCACTGGGAACACAAATTTTAAATGAAACAGGACGAGCTTTGGCTCATGGTGTTGCTCAAGGTGGATTAGGAGCCATACAGGGGGATAATTTCTTTAATGGTTTTGCTAGTGGAGGTTTAGGTTCAATAGCTGGTAGTGGTTTTCAAACATTTGGAGGAGATTTTGCCAAAAGTATTGAAGGAGGTACAGCATTTAGTGCCGTTTCAGGAGGTATTGGAGCTGAACTTTCTGGTGGTAACTTCTGGCGAGGTGCAGGGCAAGGAGCTACAGTTGCTTTGTTGAATCATTATATGAAACCATTACAACAGAGGTTGGAGCGTCCGTCAAAAGTTAACTTGAAAAAGAATCCTGTTCGTGGGTTAAAAAGGTGGATGAGATATATTAACCGCTATAAAGGTGTAGATCCTACAACAGGTAGAACTTTCAATCTGTCGGATATGGTAAATGCCAGTACAGTTCCTAAAAGATTTTGGTTTTGGGAAATGTATGGAAATCAGACCGATATTAGTGGAGTTGCAAATGGTGTACAGTGGCAAATAAAAGATAGCAGCATTAGTCCTTCAAGTACTAATAACATAACTCGTATAGGTACGCCATCTAGAGAAACTAAATATTCGCCAATGATTATTAGAGCTTATCGTTTTCAGACGATTGGAGTTTTTAGTTTAATGTTTTCAGACTACTCTACCTATCTTAATTATTGCAATTATATTGGAATAGAACCTAAATATGAAATGCCATGAGAAATACCATAATGTACATCATGATATTGTCCGTAACTATGTCATGCACACAAAAATCTAAATTGAAAAACGATATTAACAAAATAATAGAAATAAATTCATCGATAAGAAATTATAAAACTGAGATTTTAAAGATGTGTAAGAATGGAAAGGTTGCTGTTTGTGATGAATCTATGTCTGGAAATATGGAGTTTTACACTATTTCCTATGAGTTTGAAAAATCTGATACAACAATTGCAATAGTGTATAAATGTAGAGAATATAACTGTCGTAAATACTATGGTAATTGTAACGTTGTTAAACAATACGATATAGGAAATTTAAAGCATGAAGTATGTCTATTTAATAATGATACATTATATCATTATACAACTGTTTTGTGTGATAAAGCGCCACGTTTTTTTATTGATTATCAGTTTAAAACAGGAAAATACTATTACATGTTTACATGCAATAGCAGTTCTTTATCAGAAGGACAGTATATTTATTTCATGCTACATATCGATTCTTTAATTAATGTAAAGGGGAATACACTACCTGAACTTCCAAGCATTGATACTATTTCTTTGCAAGAATTTAGAGAAAGTGGAAAAATGTTAAAAATATCTGTTGCTAATCCTTTTTTATGAAATAGATATCGTTCAAAATAGTGTGTCTTAAAAAAGAGCATGTTCAAAAAAGCATTTAATTTGTATTGACCAAAACACAATTAAAAAAGATTAATAAACATGCAATTATAAAAGAAACAAACAGAAGAAGTATTAAGCAAATATTTAGAGAAAGAAAATTGAAAAATATAATAAGTTAATATTCAGCAGGAAAATTAAATAAATATAAAGAAAAATAAGCGGTACAATGTATCGTTTATAAAGAGTTCCTTGACAGTTTTGGTTTGAACTGGTACGATCACCACGCACGGGTAATGCTTCAAATTTACTGATTTTAGGGATTGTAATTGTAAAGTATTGGTATTCAATACTGAAATAAGAAAATAATTAGAAAAACGAGTGGTACAATGTACCGCTCGTTTTATTTTTAGGCTCTTAAAACGGCTAATACCGATTATTAATTTGTACGAAGCATTTGTGCGCTTTGCTTCCAATGCTTAACAAATTATATATCGGCATTATACTTGATTAATTACAGCTGAAAATAGCTTTTTTATAAGAGTATAAAATGGAAAGAAACTCGACCTAGTGCATCAAATTGATTGATGGTAAAAAATAGTAAATCAATATCTGGCCGATGGAACACTACTAAGAAGAAGTTTCTTAGATGAAGACAACAATGAAATAAAACGAATTGATTATCAGGGCGAATTTCTCTTTGTAAACGGACAGTTAGATAAAATATTTACCGAGGAAGGATACTATGAACCAACTTCGGCTACAAAAACCAAGAAAAGTGATTTTGGAACATATTATTATACCCCTTGATAGTCCGACTTTGTGCTGACTGATGGTGCGAGCGTCCCTTGCTCGTATCCATTTTTATAGAAAATAATCACAATTCACTTGCAGTTTAAATTGCCGAAGTAAGAATTTCGAAAGAGACTTAAGTAACTGAAATAATTACATTTTCACAATCTTTAACACTTCTTCTCATTTGTTAACCCAAATGTTAGATAGATTTGTATCATACAAAGAGATAGAAATTAGATTAGGTTTTTTCATAGAATAATAGATTAGTAGTTTAAATAGATCGCCCAACTTTTTTAGTTGGTTTTTTTATTTTTAGGCTATTGTGTTTTTATTGCTAATTGGCTCTTTTTCTTGTTATACTTCGAGATATTTAATTTACATTACTTCTTTTTTAAAGTTTTTTCTCTCTACTATTCTCGAATTATTTTATTTAATATTAGGTGTAAGGTAAACATATTTTGTAGATTTGTGTAGAAGCGCATTGTTTAAGCTTTATTAAATTTAAAATCTATAATCATGAAAAAATCTATTGTTATACTTTTGGTTTTGATTGGATTCTCTCTTAGTG
This genomic interval from uncultured Marinifilum sp. contains the following:
- a CDS encoding AbgT family transporter, translated to MQNTVKKKRGWTDRFLNVTEKFGNALPHPATLFAIFAIMAILLSGLASLFDWQAVHPGTKDTIKVVNLLSIEGLHRIIIEMVDNFTGFAPLGIVMVAMLGIGIAESSGLIGTLIRKLVLSAPKKMLTFVLVLAGILSNTASDVGYVLLIPLAGIIFIAVDRHPIAGMAAAFAGVSGGFSANLILGTIDPLLAGLSQEAARIVDPTVVVNPTANYYFMVVSTFVIATVGTLITERLVEPRLGVYKDAHLHKEEIHELTDLERRGLRWALYVVIFLTAITLWGLIPENGFFRGADGGFLTSPLIRGVVAILFLGAGACGIAYGFGAKVFKNDADIMKGMGKSMETLAGYYVLVFFAAQFVAYFKWSNLGVIMAIKGAGVLMASDIGMIPLMILFVFLSAIINMLMGSASAKWAIMAPIFIPMFMLMGYSPELSQVVYRIGDSVTNVISPMMSFFALIIAYVQKYDKKSGIGTIIATMLPYSVAFFLVWVILLMIWILLGLPLGPGAVLEYSIPQ
- a CDS encoding dihydroorotate dehydrogenase-like protein, which gives rise to MPKLTTNYLGLELKNPIIVASSGLTDSIEKIKELEANGAGAIVLKSLFEEEIVMEMEEQMHAMTNRPYVYPETFDYMEEEPHEDILRKYLRLIEDAKAAVSIPIIASINCVSAQKWIYFSQEIEKAGADALEINLFVLPTDMHRTGDENEHIYFDVLKTVKKQVALPIALKISPYHSNLANVIKRLDDMNVDGIVMFNRFYSPDINIDTLSVTSGQVLSNSDDYKNSLRWVGIMSDRVKCSLAGTTGIHTSESIIKQILAGADAIQLASVLYKNGPAYIDILTKEIYSWMEEHGFENIADFKGKISQSKSNDPAAYERVQFMKNFRNFIMQ
- a CDS encoding RHS repeat-associated core domain-containing protein; this encodes MFTEEGYYELNTATKTKKSDYGTYYYTLKDHLGHTRVIVDEEENVIQETAYYPYGGIIAGLSSKTKFNYLYTGKEFIDSLGVFACPDFFREYDHHARYYDPEIGRWFAIDPALQAASPYMAMGNNPMMMVDEDGEFAIFAALAVGALIGAGSYTASIAFSKGGFDNWNWGGFFQSAGLGAVSGVATGGIGEIFGGLGGSVVNGVSTNSLGTQILNETGRALAHGVAQGGLGAIQGDNFFNGFASGGLGSIAGSGFQTFGGDFAKSIEGGTAFSAVSGGIGAELSGGNFWRGAGQGATVALLNHYMKPLQQRLERPSKVNLKKNPVRGLKRWMRYINRYKGVDPTTGRTFNLSDMVNASTVPKRFWFWEMYGNQTDISGVANGVQWQIKDSSISPSSTNNITRIGTPSRETKYSPMIIRAYRFQTIGVFSLMFSDYSTYLNYCNYIGIEPKYEMP